From the genome of Winogradskyella forsetii, one region includes:
- the pbpC gene encoding penicillin-binding protein 1C — MYRLIGYFKRHKIKSLVIFILLIAYYFCLPQHLFKDPTATVITSQSDELLGALIAEDGQWRFPVSDSVPKKFKTCILQFEDEYFYKHPGFNPVSIFKAVKDNLSSGAVKRGGSTLTQQVIRLSRKGQSRTYFEKVKELILATRLEFRLSKDEILTLYSSHAPFGGNVVGIDAASWRYFNRNAANLSWAESATLAVLPNAPSLIYPGKNQKRLLDKRNRLLKKLYENGTIDDLTYELSIAESLPQKPYPLPQIAPHLLQKVAKNHRGQRIKTTIKMALQEQTNHIVKQHYNRLKQNEIYNLSVLVLDVKTRQVLTYIGNSPTDNAHQKSVDIVDKPRSTGSILKPFLYAAMLDAGDLLPNTLVADVPTQFGSYQPENYNQTYDGAVFANEALSRSLNVPAVRMLQEFGLDRFYHYLKQLQLKDLKYNANHYGLSLVLGGAESNLWDLCKSYAAMASTLNHFNDNSSKYFTDEFLQPTFIYENTVDFGQLKNEKEVFDAASIFLTFESMKQVNRPESDESWEYYDSSQDIAWKTGTSFGFRDAWAIGTTKDYVVGVWVGNADGEGRPGLVGVQTAAPILFDVFDLLPKSTWFNPPYDEMLEVDICKKSGYRASAICDDMELRFIQASGKKTEPCPFHRLVHLDLSEQFQVNSSCEPVSNINNKAWFILPPLQAYYFKNKNPFYKPLPPYRNDCTESSGISMEFIYPNQQSTIFLPKDFDGNTNDLILKVAHSKPELELYWYIDNQFVGSTKDIHDMAVLPSSGEHLITVMDELGNELKHKITISE, encoded by the coding sequence ATGTATAGGCTAATTGGATATTTTAAGCGTCATAAGATAAAATCTTTAGTGATTTTTATCCTACTAATCGCTTATTATTTTTGCTTACCACAACACTTATTCAAAGATCCAACGGCCACAGTTATCACAAGTCAATCTGATGAATTATTAGGAGCATTAATTGCAGAAGATGGGCAATGGCGTTTTCCTGTCAGTGACAGTGTGCCTAAAAAATTTAAAACCTGTATTCTTCAATTTGAAGATGAATATTTCTACAAACATCCAGGCTTTAATCCGGTTTCAATCTTTAAAGCTGTAAAAGATAATTTAAGTTCTGGTGCTGTAAAACGAGGCGGAAGTACATTAACGCAACAAGTGATTCGATTGTCCAGAAAAGGGCAATCGCGAACTTATTTTGAAAAAGTGAAAGAACTGATTTTAGCGACACGTTTAGAATTCCGGTTGTCCAAAGACGAGATATTAACCTTGTATTCCAGTCATGCGCCATTTGGAGGAAATGTTGTTGGCATTGATGCGGCATCTTGGCGCTATTTCAATAGAAATGCTGCTAATTTATCTTGGGCGGAAAGCGCCACTTTAGCCGTTTTACCAAATGCACCAAGTTTAATTTATCCTGGAAAAAATCAAAAACGATTGTTGGATAAACGAAATAGGCTTCTAAAAAAGCTTTATGAAAATGGTACAATTGACGACTTAACCTATGAGTTATCCATTGCGGAAAGTTTACCACAAAAACCTTATCCATTACCTCAAATCGCACCACATTTACTTCAAAAAGTAGCGAAAAACCATAGAGGACAGCGTATTAAAACAACCATTAAAATGGCACTCCAGGAGCAAACCAATCACATTGTTAAACAACATTACAATCGCTTAAAACAAAATGAAATCTATAATCTTTCTGTTTTAGTATTAGATGTAAAAACAAGACAGGTTCTAACGTATATTGGCAATTCACCTACAGATAATGCGCATCAAAAAAGTGTAGATATTGTCGATAAACCCAGAAGCACAGGTAGTATTTTAAAACCGTTTTTATATGCCGCTATGTTAGATGCTGGTGATTTACTACCGAATACTTTGGTTGCTGATGTGCCTACACAATTTGGAAGTTACCAACCTGAAAACTATAACCAGACTTACGATGGCGCCGTATTTGCGAATGAAGCTTTATCGCGTTCATTAAATGTGCCTGCCGTAAGAATGCTTCAAGAGTTTGGGTTAGACCGCTTTTATCACTATTTAAAACAGCTTCAACTTAAAGATTTAAAATACAATGCCAATCATTATGGTTTGTCTTTGGTGCTTGGTGGCGCGGAAAGCAACCTTTGGGATTTGTGTAAAAGTTATGCCGCTATGGCTTCGACCTTAAACCATTTTAATGATAATTCTAGTAAATATTTTACGGATGAATTTTTGCAACCAACCTTCATTTACGAAAATACAGTAGACTTTGGACAGCTTAAAAATGAAAAAGAAGTTTTTGATGCGGCTTCCATCTTTCTCACGTTTGAAAGCATGAAGCAAGTGAACCGACCAGAAAGCGACGAAAGTTGGGAATATTACGATTCTTCACAAGACATCGCATGGAAAACAGGCACAAGTTTTGGATTCAGGGATGCTTGGGCCATTGGTACTACCAAAGATTATGTGGTTGGTGTTTGGGTTGGCAATGCTGATGGCGAAGGACGACCTGGTTTGGTCGGTGTGCAAACTGCTGCACCAATTCTTTTTGATGTGTTCGATTTACTACCAAAAAGCACCTGGTTTAATCCACCATATGATGAAATGCTAGAAGTGGATATTTGCAAAAAAAGTGGCTACAGAGCGTCTGCGATTTGCGATGATATGGAATTGAGATTCATTCAAGCAAGTGGAAAGAAAACCGAACCTTGTCCGTTTCATAGATTGGTGCATCTGGATTTATCAGAACAGTTTCAAGTGAATTCTTCCTGCGAACCCGTTTCAAATATTAATAACAAGGCTTGGTTTATACTTCCGCCGTTGCAAGCGTACTATTTCAAAAATAAAAATCCATTTTACAAACCATTGCCACCATATCGAAACGATTGCACAGAATCATCGGGAATTTCGATGGAATTTATATATCCTAACCAGCAAAGCACCATTTTCTTGCCTAAGGATTTTGACGGCAATACCAACGATCTCATTTTAAAAGTAGCACATTCAAAACCTGAACTAGAACTTTATTGGTACATTGATAACCAGTTTGTTGGCAGCACAAAAGACATTCATGATATGGCTGTTTTACCATCTTCAGGGGAGCACTTGATTACAGTGATGGATGAACTTGGCAATGAGCTGAAACATAAAATTACGATTTCAGAATAA
- a CDS encoding endonuclease/exonuclease/phosphatase family protein: MKSLKLLIILLALISVSNLSAQEEKRYKIHTVAFYNLENLFDTINDPLKYDEASPIMEMNANRSEVYKKKIKNMARVIANIGSDYANNSPAVIGVCEIENRQVLVDLVNDPLLLGKDYGIIHFDGPDKRSIDVALLYQKALFKPIAESSHELMIYDNITRKRVFTRDQLLVSGKLDGDLIHLLVNHWPSRSGGEARSRSKRVGAAKLNKRLIDSLQSIDPYAKIFTMGDLNDDPTNESVKDVLKAKKEKEDVELKGIYNPFEKMFTEKGYGTTAYRDAWSLFDQIMMTQPLLEDDYSSFRFWKAGIYNKAYLSNKRGRYEGYPFRSFADGGFTDGFSDHFPVYVYLIKEVEEDTEEDTTKG, from the coding sequence ATGAAATCATTAAAATTACTAATTATTTTACTTGCCTTAATCAGTGTTTCAAACCTTTCGGCTCAAGAGGAAAAGCGCTATAAAATACATACCGTCGCCTTTTACAATTTAGAGAACCTGTTCGACACCATTAATGATCCTTTAAAATATGATGAAGCGAGTCCAATAATGGAAATGAATGCCAATCGTAGTGAGGTTTACAAGAAAAAAATTAAAAACATGGCTCGGGTAATTGCCAATATCGGTAGCGATTATGCGAATAATTCTCCAGCCGTTATAGGTGTATGTGAAATTGAAAATAGACAAGTATTAGTAGATTTAGTCAATGACCCTTTACTTTTAGGGAAGGATTACGGCATCATACATTTTGATGGGCCAGATAAAAGAAGTATCGATGTGGCATTACTTTATCAAAAAGCACTGTTTAAACCTATAGCAGAAAGTTCTCATGAATTGATGATTTATGACAATATCACGAGGAAAAGAGTTTTTACAAGAGATCAACTTTTGGTAAGTGGTAAATTGGATGGTGATCTCATTCATCTTTTAGTAAACCACTGGCCATCCCGAAGTGGAGGGGAAGCCAGAAGTAGGTCTAAAAGAGTTGGCGCTGCAAAATTGAATAAACGCTTAATCGATTCGTTGCAGTCCATAGATCCTTATGCTAAAATCTTTACTATGGGAGATTTGAATGATGATCCAACAAATGAAAGTGTTAAAGACGTTTTGAAGGCAAAAAAGGAAAAGGAGGATGTAGAATTAAAAGGTATTTACAATCCGTTTGAAAAGATGTTTACTGAAAAAGGTTATGGTACAACAGCATATAGAGATGCATGGAGTTTATTTGATCAAATTATGATGACGCAACCGCTTTTAGAGGATGATTATTCTTCATTTAGATTTTGGAAAGCCGGTATTTATAACAAGGCCTACTTATCTAATAAACGCGGTCGCTATGAAGGTTACCCATTTAGAAGTTTTGCCGATGGTGGTTTTACAGATGGCTTTAGCGATCACTTCCCAGTATATGTTTACTTGATTAAAGAAGTAGAAGAAGATACTGAAGAAGATACTACTAAGGGTTAA
- a CDS encoding Ig-like domain-containing protein yields MCLQDNGLSFKIIIIFCISTLSTAVHAQLGFCSGNSGDAIFSEDFGAGTENSMLPDGTTTYSYINGFPDDGFYTVSSGSFGNPFDWHAVEDHTPNDTDGKFLIVNAGVTAGEFYRTTVSGLCETTTYEFSAWLFNLIKIPGFCSNQGIEIPLNVRFQIWDSTDTNLLASGNTGDVFGTVEPTWGEYGLVFQTLANQDTVILKMINNGQGGCGNDLAIDDIEFKTCGDTVIVTDDIDNTVVTICESDTPYSTTLTATPDFAVFSSHFYQWQESIDGNSWTDIAGETNQILNISASTSKFYRTKVAEVAVNLTNDQCLLLSDEFQIDVNADPNAPVNNGDVPFNCNSNEAVLSVNVPTGVTVNWYDSLTGGILLQANALTYTATTAGIYYAEAINNITGCVSSTRTAVTAIPLFPLVPVSDGDVDYNCTLNQAILTVTSASGTTVNWYDAASGGNLLLANNLSYTAIEEGTFYAETVDTSTGCISNSRTAVSTSIFVPDTPVSDGDVSFDCALNAAVLSVSVSTGITVNWYDSQTDGILLLADSTSYSANNQTTYYAEAVDDITGCASLSRTAVSVSGNSGLENCFIPQGISPGVSPGQNDNFDLSNFAVTQLQIYNRYGTLIYSKNDYSNEWEGQTNDGGEVPVGTYFYTMIYEGGSKNRSGWVYVNK; encoded by the coding sequence ATGTGTTTACAAGACAATGGCCTAAGTTTTAAAATAATTATAATATTTTGTATTTCTACCTTGTCAACGGCAGTACATGCGCAATTAGGTTTTTGTTCAGGAAATTCTGGGGATGCTATTTTTTCTGAAGATTTTGGAGCGGGAACGGAAAATTCAATGTTACCAGACGGAACAACAACCTATTCATATATAAATGGGTTTCCTGACGATGGTTTTTATACCGTTTCTAGCGGATCTTTTGGCAATCCTTTTGATTGGCATGCGGTAGAGGATCATACACCTAATGATACAGATGGAAAGTTCCTTATAGTAAATGCAGGTGTTACGGCAGGTGAGTTTTATAGAACCACAGTGTCTGGATTATGCGAAACAACCACTTATGAGTTTTCTGCCTGGTTATTTAATTTAATAAAAATTCCAGGGTTTTGCTCTAATCAAGGCATAGAAATTCCCTTAAATGTAAGATTCCAAATATGGGATAGTACAGATACTAATTTATTGGCAAGCGGAAATACAGGCGACGTTTTTGGCACGGTTGAGCCAACATGGGGAGAATATGGATTGGTATTTCAAACTTTGGCGAACCAAGATACCGTAATTCTTAAAATGATTAATAATGGACAAGGTGGTTGTGGTAATGATTTAGCCATTGATGACATTGAGTTTAAAACTTGTGGAGACACGGTTATAGTCACTGATGACATCGATAATACGGTGGTTACAATTTGTGAAAGTGATACACCTTATTCAACAACGTTAACAGCTACTCCAGATTTTGCGGTTTTCAGTTCTCATTTTTATCAATGGCAAGAAAGTATAGATGGTAATAGCTGGACAGATATCGCTGGCGAAACCAATCAAATACTTAATATTTCAGCTTCTACTTCAAAATTTTACAGAACAAAGGTCGCTGAAGTAGCGGTTAATCTAACCAATGATCAATGTCTATTGTTATCTGACGAATTTCAAATTGATGTGAATGCTGATCCAAATGCCCCTGTAAATAATGGAGATGTTCCTTTTAACTGTAACTCTAATGAAGCGGTCTTGTCAGTAAATGTACCAACAGGTGTTACTGTGAATTGGTATGATTCTTTAACAGGAGGAATCCTTTTACAAGCTAATGCCCTAACCTATACCGCAACTACAGCAGGTATATATTATGCTGAAGCTATTAATAATATTACAGGTTGTGTGTCTTCAACAAGAACTGCCGTAACTGCAATTCCGTTATTTCCATTAGTACCTGTTAGTGATGGAGATGTGGATTATAATTGTACCCTAAATCAAGCTATTTTAACTGTTACTTCTGCCTCAGGTACAACGGTTAATTGGTACGATGCGGCCTCGGGAGGTAATCTCTTGTTGGCTAATAATCTTAGTTATACGGCTATAGAAGAAGGTACATTTTATGCCGAAACAGTTGATACGAGTACGGGATGTATTTCTAATTCTAGAACAGCTGTTAGTACGAGTATTTTTGTACCAGACACGCCAGTAAGCGATGGAGATGTTAGTTTTGATTGTGCTTTAAATGCGGCTGTTTTGTCGGTTAGTGTTTCAACAGGAATAACTGTAAATTGGTATGACTCACAAACGGATGGCATTCTATTACTAGCCGATAGTACAAGCTATTCTGCGAACAATCAAACAACCTATTATGCTGAAGCCGTTGATGACATTACAGGATGTGCTTCATTGTCTAGAACCGCAGTTAGTGTATCAGGAAATTCAGGATTGGAAAATTGTTTTATACCTCAAGGCATATCTCCAGGAGTATCTCCTGGTCAGAATGATAATTTTGATTTAAGCAATTTTGCCGTTACGCAATTACAAATCTATAATAGATATGGAACGTTAATATATTCCAAAAACGATTACAGCAATGAGTGGGAAGGACAAACTAATGATGGAGGTGAAGTACCAGTAGGGACTTATTTTTACACCATGATTTATGAAGGTGGTTCTAAAAATCGCAGTGGTTGGGTATACGTTAATAAATAA
- a CDS encoding T9SS type A sorting domain-containing protein produces MPTKSKILFLFILSLQVVCSQEIVLSQNLDNTVQQGSVTCAAEDITDNVYMRAYDLASLGYSEFEVSSVDFGIFNVTNDDGNYTVEVIIYQTDTFPGGNLTQIASLNVPVSDIDNGTLKNVPISASISDNFLVFAVSAIITGIIGNQNQLNIGTNSSGETAPGYYLSNSCGYDTPTVISTLFPPPELHLIMQVTGSPRLSLNEEQGVYVNIFPNPTNDLISIKLLNSDSIESVLLCSLTGKLLYEGSENMINLVDFRKGLYLLKIKTINGKSIVKKIVKQ; encoded by the coding sequence ATGCCAACGAAAAGTAAAATTCTGTTTTTATTCATCCTAAGTTTACAGGTGGTCTGTTCTCAAGAAATAGTCTTGTCACAAAATCTTGATAATACAGTACAACAAGGTTCAGTGACATGTGCTGCAGAAGATATAACCGATAATGTTTACATGAGAGCTTATGATTTAGCTTCCCTTGGATATTCTGAGTTTGAAGTATCCTCTGTTGATTTTGGTATTTTCAACGTTACAAATGATGACGGAAACTATACAGTTGAGGTTATTATATATCAGACTGATACGTTTCCCGGCGGAAATTTAACACAAATTGCTAGTTTAAATGTACCAGTCTCTGATATTGACAATGGGACACTAAAAAATGTACCTATAAGTGCTAGCATTTCGGATAATTTTTTGGTTTTTGCGGTGAGTGCTATAATAACAGGAATAATAGGCAATCAGAATCAACTAAACATTGGAACTAATTCTAGTGGTGAAACCGCACCTGGCTATTATCTTTCTAATAGTTGTGGTTATGACACTCCAACGGTTATATCAACACTTTTTCCGCCTCCTGAACTTCATTTAATTATGCAGGTAACTGGCAGTCCGAGGCTTTCTTTAAATGAAGAGCAAGGTGTGTATGTAAATATTTTTCCAAATCCAACAAACGACTTAATTAGTATTAAGCTTTTAAATTCAGATAGTATTGAAAGTGTATTGCTTTGCAGTTTAACAGGAAAACTTCTTTACGAAGGAAGTGAAAATATGATAAACTTGGTTGATTTTAGAAAAGGACTTTACCTTTTAAAAATTAAAACTATAAATGGTAAAAGCATAGTTAAAAAAATTGTAAAGCAATAA